In Gossypium arboreum isolate Shixiya-1 chromosome 3, ASM2569848v2, whole genome shotgun sequence, the sequence ttaaatcaattttggtctaCACAAATTCAAAagcgagttcgggagtcggttacgtatgaggaagggttagcaccctcactacgcccaaaaattggtaccaaattgattcgatgctatccttatatcaaaagttttaaaagaaaagatttttcgaagtatgaaaaaaaaatgtttgaatagctcaaattagtggtCAAAAATCTTTCATTTCAAAGATATGCGGTTTCATACCCAGTACAATTGGATACGATCCCTTATACCTTTAAGATGTGATCGATTTTCGACTTTTGAAAGAAAaccatatattaaaattataaaaggttatccaaatatttGGGTTTTCCGGAAAAGTCATACCCAGTACAATTGAGCACGATTTTTCGAATTTCTCAAATATTagatattgccttatttcagaatttttgaataacagaaatttagaaatttgcttaaaaacatgtttatttattttaaaatggaTGAAATACTTAAtgtattgcaaaaaaaaaaaaaaaaaaggaaaaaaagttaatgaatatgaaataatataCACAAAGTACAACCTCACTTAATACATCTAACAATTATTCCAAGTATAATGTAACAAAAAAATTCTTTAAGCATGGATAATGAATAATTACTATAAAAATAATATGCACGATCATAACACAAAATAAAATGATGCACAAAAATATGTATGAAACAAAATAAAGAATTAAtgatcatataatatatatatataggttgaCACATTTGCATAAAACTTGAGATATATGTTTATTGAAATAGTTATTATAAAATTCAAAGTTCAAATCAAATTATATACAacatatttaaaacacaaatttattcaaaattgATAATTCACAAGATAACTTaaataatgtattaaatatgAAGGAATAACAATACATGATATAAAATAACATACATAATAAATTTATGAAACATGTATATACAAGTAAAATTGGGTATAATTGTTTGTAAAAAATGAGATTAATAAtgtatgaaagaaacaaagtaaatatataagtatataggtaacaatatatatatatatatatataataataataatacataaggATAAATGGGAGTGTATACAATAAATAAGTGGTATGATTTAAAACATGGTTCCCAAAAGAAATATATTGTACAcataaatatctttaaaataggATCTatacataaaaaatatttatatgaagttatatgagaataataatatgtatcatagtaaaataatttaatatgtgttATACATGTGAAGACACTTTAGAAATAATTGTATATTTAAATAACATGGAATTAAAATTTggattataaaattaacttaattttacCGTGAGATATACATACAAAGAAATTTTAGAAATAGTTGAATGTTGAAGTAAcataaaaaatatgaattttaaaattaacttaatttttaTTGTATATTATACGCCATCTGAaactaaaaacaattaaatacaaatttattagaaagctatatatatataacaagaaCAACCAGGCTTTAATATATGTAGATTAAACATAAATACCAAATATacttaataaacatttaaatatGTGGATGAATCCAAGAGAAATTACAAAATATCATGAAACTAATAGCATACACAgactaaaataaattatattgcaAATAGtacaattattaaaataatagaataaaaaCAGAAAAGATTACAAAATTGCTatcaaaataatacaaaatatcaCAACCAATGATTAATCATGTAAAACTAAGATGTATATGCAGTAAATAAAATAATGATGATAAGACTTAGTTGTAACAAAATTAAAACCAGAGAAACCATTTACAAATAAAAGAATTGCAAAATTGGGTCAATGTGCCATGTGCACAAACATGTGAGGACTAGTATTGAAAATATCCCATGCTCATAATGCAGCAATGAACCGCGGATCCAATTGAAACCATACACAAACTAACAAGCCAATTTTAAAACATAAAGTAGGCAAATCAGGCGAAAATTGAGGGCTGTGCGCAAGGGGAGGGATTTGTCGACAAATTTCCCCATTCACACCAACCATGCGCATACCCGGCCTGCCAAAACGGGTTGACGCGCGGGTCTTTACACCATTAAACAGCGCCGCATTGTTAATTGGTCATTTAAGACCTATCCACTTCTATTTCATTCCTCAAACGCAGCCTCCACTTAGATCAAAAGAAATTTCAGCCTTTAAAATCAATTCTTTAGGGTTTCTTTCACTTCACTGCCAAACTACCATGATTTTGGGTGATTACCAGTAAGCGAGATGTGCCCAATCTTGCTGTTAAAGGAGCTCGACCAGATCTAAAAGGATTCGGTAAGTATTGTCCCTCCTTTCTTCTTTATTTGAATAGAGCTTTCAAATCTCATGTtattttttaaaggaaaaaaaaggaaaacagaTTTGTAGAGTAAATAAATTTTCACTGTTATGTGACCTCTCGCCCTTATATTCGCATGGCAGATTTAGGGCTTTCATCGGCCTTAAGTCgcataataaaaaaaatgagcaaactaataagaaaataaagggaaaaggaaaaaaacaaaaaaaatcggaagagaaaaagaaaaatatgaaatcacCTCTATTAATCTTAAATCGCTTTTTTCTATTCTCTGTGCGTGTGTACAGATATTATATGCGTAAAAAATCAAGGTACAaataatggctttttatagccaaatttatagaataaatggaaaaataaaaatacattttcCCTCTGTCATTTGGCTGTACATGCTGTTGTTGCTTCTTCTCGTATATTCTTTTGTAGGTATGGAGAAACGGTCGTACGGAGAAAGCCACTCGTGAAAGCCGTGCGTGAGTTCGATTGCAGCACTGGTGTGTTCTAGAAACCCTTAGGTTTCTGGCATTTTCAAGCAGTTGGGCCTTTTGGGCCATTCGTGTATAGTTTGGGTGTCTACTCAATTGGGTCAAAAATGTTGTTGGGCTAAGGAACTTTGGGTACTTGTTTaggctattatttttatttgggcTAAATTTAAGATACGGGTTTATTAGAATTGGGTTTTGGGTCATgggttattttggtaatttttgtattttgaaaaTTGTAAATGGACTTTTTTAGTCTTGGACCTTATTCATTTATTTGGGTTTATTTATTTGCAAATAAAATaaatgggcccgggcaaaattggttgACTACACCACCTTAAGAAAATCCCAaatcagtctaactttatcctaAGTATCAGAAACCAACTTAGAACCCAAAACTCGTTGCTtacccaacttagtccaacacaACAGAATACGACACTTATGGTCATATAAAGCCTCgaaaggtgccatctgaatactagactggaaactattattgtagggtGAACTTGGCCAATTGCAGAAAATTCTctcaactacctcgaaaatcgaTCACACAACTCCAAAGTATATccttcagtatctgaatcaccatctcaaattgaccatctgtttgaggatggaatgtAGTACTAAAGTCTAACCTCGAACCCAGAGCCTCATAGAGTTTCCTCCAAAATTGAGAAGTGAAGTGAGGATCTTCATCAGAAATAATCGAGACTGGAACCCTATGAGGTCTCACTATCTTTGAAACATATAACTTAGCCAACTTCTGAAGGGAGAAATCTATCCTAATAGGAATAAGGTGAGCAGACTTAGTCAAACAATCTATGATGACCCACACAGAATCCTTCTTAATAGGTGTTAAAGGCAATCCACTAGCAAAGTTCATAGTCATGCGTTCCTATTTCCATAAGGGAATTTCAACAGGTTAAAGTAAACACAAAGcaaattggtgctcagccttaacttgttgacatgtcaaacaacGAGAAACAAAATTTGTTACCTCATATTTCaaaccaggccaccagtacagttcgcagaaatctcgatacatcttattaccacaGGTATGCATAACATAAAGGCTACTATACACTTCCTGCAAAATGGACTATCTCAAATCAGAATCATTAGGTACACAAACCCATTCTCGGAAACACAAAACCCCATCACTATTTAGCTCAAAATCAAACGTGCTACCATCCTCCACCTAACAGAATTGCAGAACTAGCGAATTATCCCCCAACTATTTATCCCAAATCTGATTAATCCAATTCGGCTTAACTTGAAACTCGGCTAACAGACTCCCATCATTAAACAAACTTAGGCGAGCAAACATCATCCTCAAATCAGTTATTGTCCTACAACTAAGAGATTGACGACCACATTGGCTTTACCAGGATGACACTCCATAgtgcagtcgtaatccttaagtagttcaatccatctacgttgcctaaggtttaactccttctaggTAAGGAGATACTTGAAACTCTTGTGATCGCTatagatgatacacttctcacatacagataatgcctccaaatctttaaggcgaagaCAACTGTAGCTAACTCAAGATTGTGCATATGATAGTTCCCTCGTGTGACTTAAGCTATCGGGATGCATAAGCCACTATCTTACCATTTTGCATCAAAATACAACCCAAACCGACATGAGATACATCACTGTATACCATAAATTCCTCACTAGATTTAGGCTATGTCAGAATAGGAGCCTGAGTCAAGATAGATTTGAGCTTCTCAAAACTTGATTGTTTCTCATTAGTCCAGACAAATGAGGCATTCTTATGCAATAGCTTAGTTAGAGGAGCTGTAATTAAAAAGAATCCCTcgacaaatctccgataataacccatAAGCCCAAGAAAGTTGCGAATCTTAGAAATATTTCTAGGTTGTTACCACTCAAGCACAACCTTAATTTTCCTAGAATAAACTTGGACCCCCTTCGTAGAAACCACATACCCCATAAAATTCACATACCTCAACCGGAATTCACATTTGCTCAACTTAGCATAGAGCTGTTTCTCTTAGAGTATTTGAAGAACCACTCTAAGATTCTCATCATGATCATTTTCAATCTTAGAGTAtaccagaatgtcatcaatgaagactacGATGAACTAATCTAAGAACGAATGAAAATCCCGATTTATAAGATCCATGAATACAGCTGGAAAATTCGTCAAACCAAAGGGTATGACTAGGAACTCGCCGTGCCCAAAACAAGTCTTAAAAGTAGTTTTATGAACGTCGACCTCATTAACCTTAACCTGATGGTACCCAGAATAGATAGCTATTTTGGAAAACACAAAAGCTCCATGAACCTGATCAAGCAAATCATCGATCCTCGGAAGTGGGTATTTATTATTTACTGTTAACTTATTCAATTGATGGTAGTTGATACACATCCTCATAGTaccatttttcttctttataAATAAAACTGACGCCCCCAAGCAGACATACTAGGACAAATAACCCTCAATTAAGGAGTTCCTGAAATCGAGCCTTTAACTCTATAAGCTCTTTTGGTATCATACGGTAATGAGCAATGGACACTAGAGCTATACCTGGTAAAAGCTAAATGCCAAACTCGACCTCCCGATTCGAAGACAAACCTAGTAACTCATCGAGAAAAACATCCAAAAACTCATTAACTATTCAATGTCCCCAACAGATAAACTTACAGAAGCTGAGTCACTCATAAAAGCTAGATATGCTTCACATCCTTTACGAACCAACTTCTCGACCATTAAAGCGGAGATAACATTAGATAAGTAATCTCGACACTCACCAATCATAATCACCTCCACATCATTATCTGATCTCAGAACTACCCTCTTAGTAGCACAATCTAAACTGACCTGAAGCATCATGAGCCAGTCCATTCCTAAAATTAGATCGAATTCCCCAAATGGTAGTTCTATCAAATTAGCCGGAAACACAACCTCTTATATCTCTAATGATACATTCCTATATAGCTTATTAACCTGAACTGATTGACCCAATGGACTAAGTACAATAATCTCTCCAAAAGTGCTCTCAACGAAAATTCCCAAGTTTACAGAAACAGAGCTAGCTATAAAGGAATATGTTGACCCTATATTTATCAATGCAAAATAGGGGGCAACATGAATAAAAAACGTACCGGCGATAAAATCTGTGGTATTTTTATCTTCACGGCTTCtagcagcataaaccaacacaGGTTGTCTCTCTTCAGTCCGGTGCTCTCTGACCTCTGTCCATACTATTACCCCCTGGTTGGACCACGGCCCCTAGACGGTTGCTAAATTGCTCGCTGAGGGTGAACAAGTCCCAGATCTGGAGCTTGCATTTGATCAGAACGCTGTGGGCAATCCCTAATTCAGTGCTCCATCGGCCCACATCAAAGACATGCTCTTAACCTCTTTCAACATTCGCCCGGATGGTATCTACCATAGTTCTCACACAGCTAAGCCACAGTAAGAGCAACTGGAACCCCAATCCTAGAATGCTCATAAAATCTGGCCAGTTTTTTAGGCCGCTTAGTAGAACTAGAGGGCTCTGAATCCTTCTTACTCTTACCCCTCTCACATTCCCTATTTTCGCGTTCAACGCACTTAACCTATTCAACGATCTTCACTTTATCCACTAAGACAGCGAATTCCcgccctctgtggagctatcagaaccctcaaACTATCCATTAATCCTTACTCGAAGTGAATGCACTTCTCATACTCAGTTGACACCATCTCACAAACATAACGGCTCAATTTCAAAAATACGGCCTCATACTCAACCACAATCTTATCCCCCTGGGTAAGGTTCATAAACTCACATTTACGAGCATCCACAGAACTTGCCTCTGCATATTTACTCTAGAAGGCACTCTTAAACTGATCCCAAGTAATTTGGTCCAGCTAAATACCCTCCTCAACCATTAACCACCACTAATAAGCCTCATCTCGAAGTAGAGATACTGCACCCTTCAATCTCTGCTTAGAGGTGCAGTTGATGTCATTCATAATTCTctttgtggcctccaaccaatactcgacCATGGTCGGGGTGACTCCAGTCACACCTCTACACAATTTAGCACCGTTAGACCAAAGTCATTCAATTACCGACATATAGCATCGACCCTCTCCAACACTCTAAGCATGGCTTGAGATAATGTGTCGTTCCTAGACGAACGACTTTAAAACCTGATCTCAGCAGTAGGTGTAGTAGGTGTCTCACTCGTATCCAGATTGGCATACTACCCATTGTGGATGACTCAACTCGAGCCTCTCTATGACGCCTGTCACGCCCACAGGTACCGAATCCACATGATCCATAAGTACTCATCGTATTTATATATTTTCGacattatgaaattttaaatatcagttccagtatttattaacagatattctATACTTCAAATAATTATCAGAAGAAATTTCAGAAATCTTAGAAATGTTTCGGTCTTTAACTATCTTAATACGAATTTAATcatttcaaagttttctaaactCAAGTATTTCTAAGTCAGAAGTATTTACAGGGCCAGTGCTAGAGACTCAGCATTTCACAAAAttctttttcaaattcatgcagaAATAAACTATACTTGaacaaacggttttctcaaaaataattttgaacCAAAATTTTACagcccgagttttgtaacctggctctaataccactaaatgtaacaccctaaacccagcctaaACATTATGACTAGATCTGGAGATGCTACGTGAAACAATTGTAAGTCCGGCTTTCGTTTATTTGAAAAACATCGTGAACTTTTGTTACTTAAAGGCCCGTTTTATTAGAAAACgtgtttaacataattttttaattaaaaacattGTTTATTTACATTTCTTAAATAAATTGAATACTTTGCAGCGGAAATtcttagaccattatactttaaaaAAACCAAGTTTGTTTTCTCGAAAATAGTTGGTTGTAGGAAAATAATCATTTTTGGCAAATCATTTTATTAAATGTCATGCAAAAATCTAGAATAAAATCTAAAACCGAGACAGTCCCAAAATGTCCAAACAGTTCAAATTTTACAAAACACTTAATCCAATTTAAAATAGTTAAAGAGTCGAAATACTAGTAAAACCAAGCTCCTGTCACATCGAACCACCTaagtctgaggattacctgaaaatGTTAGTGAAACTGAgagtgagttttgaaactcggtGTAAAACGATAAACTTAACATAGTAAAATATGTATCAGACAAATCTATCAGAAACAGATTTATAACAAAGTAGAGCAGATACAACACATAATCCTACCCCCAGCCACTACACATCAACTTTGTCCATGCTAACACACCACATGGGTATAAAATACTCATCCATCCTTACACACCACTTAGTGTCCATAGGACACTTTACAGAATAGTTGTAGCTGAGCTGTCGGATCAATAAGTGATTTATCGCCTTTTACAGAATCACTTCCTCCACATGTTATTTACAACCTAACCCAGATGCAGATACAGAGTGCAGAAAATATCATACATATTCAGAGTAGAAATTAAACGTGACATACTTTACATGCACAACATAATAGATACAAGCCACATACTTATCATACATATTCAGATATATTACTCATTTGACGTTTCCATGATTCTTACGGATAGTAGAATTTGTATAAGCAAAAGTCTAGATTTCATGTATTATAATATACTTATTCTCATACCAACCCTATAGAAGGCCCACGGTCATTTGGGATGACGTGTACGACCCCAAGAAAAAATCCTGAATTTCAAGCCTAACACACGACCTGTCACATGGCCTATCATACGGCCGTGTGTTACATACGGCCTACCGTACAGCCTAGCACACGACTGTGTAGTGTCGACAGTGTCAAATTTCAGCTTTTGTTGTTCACTATTTTTCGGGTTTCTTGTTACACACCTTGACTGATTTTGATGCGCAAACACCCACAAGAATTCCAAACCTATACGCATCCATTAGAATCCAAATTAACGACGAACatatgtgaaataaaaaaaatcacaCACTTGAATACTTCATAGAACAAAACCAAACGAACCACTTAGGTAAATTCAAAAACGTAATAACACCTTACCACAAAATGAATAACAGCCACACATACGAATTAAGTTGTCAGAGGAAAGCCTAATGATTCTCGATCTTCTCTCAAACAACACATCCACAAAAATTAAATTCCCAAACCACACCACAATTTTGCCACTCCAAAACACCTAAACCAAACGAACttatagaataaagaaattaaagaagtgcAAAGCCCTACTTACCAAGCCGAACGAAGAAATAAGGGAAAATCCTAATCGCAGTAATTCAACCGAACAATTTGTGGACAAAATCAAAGAAATAAGCAAAAAAGGGGAGAAACCAGAAGAAAAACGTCAGAAGGGAATtgcagagaaaaagaaaaagaacatggGAAAAATAGGGGATTTttggaaaacaaaacaaaattaaaatttaagaaaatttatCTAAACTCCCCACTACCCTCACTAACAACAAAATCCCACAAAATTCGACACACTAATCCTCATCCAACCACCCAAGAATTTCAATTCCACCAAACCTTTACTACACAACCGGCACGCACACATAAGCAAAAATTATTGTTATTCACTCACGCGGGGATTCAAACACAATACCTTAAGGCATGCTAACACCTTACCACATGAACTAGCAAGCTCATTCTAACATGAGTCTGAGAGTCGGTTCGCTGCCCTAACCGTTCGATTTCAGGGCATCTTTTCAAGTATTCATCTAAACTAAATGCTGGTGTCAGGTATCATCTCGATCCATTGGCAGTAGAAAAGAGTGATAGCTAGCTTAATTCTAGGGGTTCTAAACTATATAAGTCTTCTTTCCAAGTAGTGAGACTTAAATCCAAAACCTCAAACACACACAAATCACTTAACCACGAATTAGACACTAATTAATGACATAATAAAACAAATCAAAAATTCATTTTTTTGGGcgttataaaaatttgattcaattggATAACATTGTTAAACCTTATAGTTATTCCTACAAATtaataatttagtaatttataTACAAGAAGTTAGTAAATATGAATAGTGCAAAAATTTATAtgcaataaattaataaaattaataatttaaattggtGTGTTTATCAACAATTAGATTAATTTTTAGTTTCCATAAAATATGaagattaaattcttaaaaattaaagtaaGGAAGTCATAAAATAGAAATATGGATTCAAAATAAATACCACATTCATGCTATAATCTTCCATAAGGTTCCAAATGGAATTGAGGATTCCTGGACTTCTGCATATGCATATGTTATCTTATTGGAATATAAATTTAGAAGTTTATATATTTATTGTGCATATAGGGCAGATAATTAGAGAGGTCCCGAGAAATTGACGGTCCTTCATTCAAACCTTGAAAGACTGTTGGCGTAGCTGATTACTTTTTAAAGCAAAAGTAGTGAACTCAATATTCAATGGAATTAGCCAACTAGCCGTATTAAGTAGTTTGAGTGAAGCAATAACCAAAATCTATATTTGAGCTAGATTGGGCCATACATAAATTTATGACGCTAATTAACACAATGAGTGTAAAAAACAGCATGCAAGTACATCATTATCTATCATTCcaaaaactaaaaactaaaaaaggaaaagagagtaTCAAACGTAAAGTTGATAAATTAAGAATAAATTATTCAATCCACCCAAATACATGACATATGAAGATTATGAAACCCATTGAGctcaacaacaaaaaaagaacGTAAtaaggaaaaagaagaaaaaacataACAGTGAGCCCAATTATTCAGGACATGACACACACATACAGAGCACCCACCGACCCCACACTATGAAACTTCCCTATACAATTTTGAAGGAACCTTCTTCAGCTGAATTAAATGTCTTTTTTAACTGTTGACGAGTGCACATTGCTTCCTTATCTCTCCTTGGGACCCTGTTTTGACATTAATCCGACCCATTTTCTCCATAGATTTTGCAAACTGAGCATAGAAAAACGACTGAGGGCTCGAAAGAAGCTGGTTGATAAGACCCAAGCTAGTGGAGTCCGTAGTTAAAGCAGCATCGGAATTGAAAAGACCCCTTCTTTTGGTTAACAATGTGTAGTAGCTAAGATCAAAGGTCTTACGGCTTCCAGGGTCCATCTCAACTATTGTGGTGTTATCATTGGGTGTTCTACACTTGTTTGTTTTGAGGTTAGCTGCGTATTCACTATCAAGCGTTGGGTCTACTCCCCCAGGGCCGGTCGAATTGTACAATCGGCGTGAAAATGCCGGGCAGTGAGCTATGCCGATGGTGTGAGCCCCTAAAACACGACCAGACGATAGTATATATTTCAGTACGTCGCAAATACTGTTAAAATGACCAACTGTTAATCCTATAGTATATACCGGATAGGAGGACCAAGTCATTTGTATCGAGTCCTTGGTTGTTGAAAAGTGTAAGGAGAGTTGTAAAATTGCTGAATGGGCTTGGAATATTGTTGTTAGCTTCAGTAACATTTGAGATCACTCCATCCCTTCGACCTGTTGGAACTTGCCAAAATGGACCTCCCTGTTGGAAGAAACAGCAACCCTTTTCCATTAACTTTGTCTACTATTTATGGTGAAAATTATGAAATGGAAAGTGATTTTACTTACAACGGTGACGATTGAGTCCCTTGCAACTAAAGTAAGGATATCAGCACAGGAGACAATGCCTGGGCATTCAGCTTCAACCATGCTTTTCAATCTGTCAATGAAATCAAAGCCTCTTAGAGTTTGATTCGGGACAGCATTCTTTTCTGGTGATTGGCCATTGGTGGAGTTTAAAAGCACTGATCCATCACAGCCctggaaaaaaaaatgaagaagaagCAAATTATCATTCAGTCCTTGGATTTCACTTTACTGAcagaaagaaaaagtgaaaattaCTTACCCTGACGAAGCAATCATGGAAGTGCATGCGAATGAAAGAGGCAGCCAGTGATGGAGCATTAGGGATGTGTTCTTTAACATAATCTGAGATAATTTTCTCAGCTTTGGGACAGCTTTTAGCATAAAAGTTCATCTGCAATTGAGCATTAGTTGAGCCTATAAATGCTAATAGACCAAAGACAATGATAAACCCCAGAAACCCAGTTCCTGCCATTGATAACTTCCTGTTTCAGATTCTATGAGAAAACCTGTTTGAAAGAAAGAAAGCAAGCTTAGATGCTGTTTAAGATTATAGGCTTTTATAGACATTGATTTGAACTACTCAAGtcttaagaaaaaataaaaaatgtaagaTACTGAAGCCCGTTAGTCACCTTCCTAGATATCTTTAAGATAtactttaatataattttatgaaaagaatgaaataaaatatGTGATTAGTTATGCCCGTCTTTTACGTATCAAAGAAAAATGAGATGggattcattttattttaaaaaactaatTCTTATACGGAGATTAAGCTTATCCATGTCAAATCAATGTTTAAGTTTAATTACCGTTCTAATCAGTATACGTGGCTAATAAGCTTGTAAGGATGTAGATTGTGTTTATTTCTTACTTTAGAAAAGTGTTCACTTTTCGTACACTACGATAAACTATTCCTAATgccactaaattattagtaaatttacgttttgttcaCTAAAGTTTTTATTGAAGTTACTGAACTACTCGAAAGTTTTTACTTAGGTCACTGAACTATTcggaagtttttatttaagt encodes:
- the LOC108475418 gene encoding peroxidase 3-like → MAGTGFLGFIIVFGLLAFIGSTNAQLQMNFYAKSCPKAEKIISDYVKEHIPNAPSLAASFIRMHFHDCFVRGCDGSVLLNSTNGQSPEKNAVPNQTLRGFDFIDRLKSMVEAECPGIVSCADILTLVARDSIVTVGGPFWQVPTGRRDGVISNVTEANNNIPSPFSNFTTLLTLFNNQGLDTNDLVLLSGAHTIGIAHCPAFSRRLYNSTGPGGVDPTLDSEYAANLKTNKCRTPNDNTTIVEMDPGSRKTFDLSYYTLLTKRRGLFNSDAALTTDSTSLGLINQLLSSPQSFFYAQFAKSMEKMGRINVKTGSQGEIRKQCALVNS